One Prolixibacteraceae bacterium DNA segment encodes these proteins:
- a CDS encoding N-acetylmuramoyl-L-alanine amidase produces MRKINKVIIHCSDSDNPHHDNVKTIRQWHLDRGWQDIGYHFVITKNGRIKWGRSLEMIGAHCKGHNIDSIGICLTGRNNFSQEQFHFLGILLKKIMRDFKIPKENIFGHNHFNKHKTCPNFDLSKIIEQL; encoded by the coding sequence ATGAGAAAGATAAATAAAGTCATTATCCACTGCTCCGACAGCGATAATCCTCACCACGACAACGTCAAAACGATTCGTCAATGGCACCTCGATAGAGGATGGCAAGATATTGGATACCATTTCGTGATCACTAAAAATGGTCGTATCAAATGGGGGAGATCCCTCGAAATGATTGGTGCGCACTGCAAAGGACACAACATCGACTCTATTGGAATATGTCTCACTGGACGAAACAATTTCTCCCAGGAACAATTCCACTTTCTTGGAATCCTACTCAAAAAGATAATGCGTGATTTTAAAATTCCCAAAGAAAATATCTTTGGCCACAACCATTTTAACAAACATAAGACTTGCCCGAACTTCGATCTTTCAAAGATCATAGAGCAATTATAG
- a CDS encoding helix-turn-helix domain-containing protein: protein MNQKEQRVKINRTIDTMINTLLNLKEQINLLPQKKEVWLDAQDVMNLLHISQRKLQNLRSSKRLPFTRLGGKILYKESDIMKILSDNYNTKSKD from the coding sequence ATGAATCAAAAAGAGCAACGTGTCAAAATCAATCGAACCATAGACACAATGATCAACACTCTTTTAAACCTTAAAGAACAGATCAACCTACTCCCTCAAAAAAAAGAGGTATGGCTCGATGCCCAGGATGTCATGAACCTACTGCATATTTCTCAACGAAAACTGCAGAACCTCAGATCATCAAAAAGACTCCCATTCACCAGACTAGGAGGTAAAATACTCTACAAAGAATCCGATATCATGAAGATTCTTTCAGACAATTACAATACGAAATCGAAGGATTGA
- a CDS encoding IS630 family transposase has translation MGYVWKRVRRSLKTKRNDIDFQLKQHQLTELRKCEDSGYLDLYFVDESHFSLTPYVPYAWQDKKSQILLPSSRSKALNVIGAMNRKNEIFYEVHETTINSDILISFIDKLCNQITKKTILVLDNAPIHRSKKFKAKIEEWNALDLYIYFIPPYSPELNIIEILWKHIKYFWLEFKAYESYNSLKKCLLETLGAFGLEHTINFA, from the coding sequence ATCGGGTATGTATGGAAACGAGTCCGGCGATCACTCAAGACAAAACGGAATGATATAGACTTCCAACTAAAGCAACATCAACTAACAGAATTACGTAAGTGTGAGGATTCAGGATACTTAGATTTATATTTCGTTGATGAAAGTCACTTTAGTCTAACTCCTTATGTTCCATATGCATGGCAGGACAAGAAGAGTCAAATATTACTTCCGTCATCAAGAAGTAAAGCTCTTAATGTTATAGGAGCAATGAATCGTAAAAATGAGATATTTTATGAAGTACATGAAACAACAATTAATAGTGATATTTTGATCTCATTTATAGATAAGTTATGTAATCAGATAACAAAGAAAACAATACTAGTCCTTGATAATGCGCCTATTCATAGATCCAAAAAATTTAAAGCAAAAATAGAAGAATGGAATGCTTTAGATCTTTATATCTATTTTATTCCTCCATATTCTCCAGAACTTAATATCATAGAAATACTTTGGAAACACATCAAATACTTTTGGCTTGAGTTTAAAGCATATGAAAGCTACAATTCTCTGAAAAAATGTCTATTGGAAACACTAGGAGCATTTGGTTTAGAACATACCATTAATTTTGCATGA
- a CDS encoding dihydroorotate dehydrogenase-like protein gives MTKLSCEYMGLSLKSPFVVASSGLTQSVDKMKEFEANGASAIIVKSLFEEQIRNEVHHITKKEAHNNSYPEAQEYIHEYTRKNTLEKHINIISKAKEALEIPVIASISCITNKEWEEVAKKVEEAGADAIEINAFIIPTDRNQTSEEIEKRYIEILKTVKSATNLPIGMKIGSNFTNIVRMVDQLKAYGATSVTLFNRFYEPDIDIETMNIVSSEIFSNSSELRKSLRWVGIVSGYVEGIDIAASTGIHNGEDVIKQLLAGATVTQMCSTLYIHGAQKLSEIESTLTSWMEKWNFNNINEFRGRLSSNPEMDQQLFERAQFMKYFSDHI, from the coding sequence ATGACAAAATTATCATGTGAATACATGGGCCTTTCGCTTAAAAGCCCTTTTGTCGTTGCAAGCTCAGGACTAACACAGTCAGTAGACAAAATGAAAGAATTTGAAGCAAACGGTGCTTCTGCCATCATCGTAAAATCTCTTTTTGAAGAACAGATACGAAACGAAGTGCATCACATTACCAAAAAAGAAGCACACAATAATTCTTATCCTGAAGCCCAAGAGTATATTCACGAGTATACAAGAAAAAATACTTTAGAGAAACATATAAACATTATTTCAAAAGCAAAGGAAGCACTAGAAATACCTGTTATTGCAAGCATTAGCTGTATCACCAACAAAGAGTGGGAAGAAGTTGCAAAAAAGGTAGAAGAAGCTGGAGCAGATGCAATCGAAATTAATGCGTTTATTATTCCTACAGATAGAAATCAAACGTCTGAAGAGATAGAGAAGCGTTATATAGAGATACTTAAGACAGTGAAAAGTGCTACAAACCTACCTATTGGAATGAAAATTGGTTCTAACTTCACCAATATTGTTCGTATGGTGGATCAATTGAAGGCATATGGAGCAACTTCTGTAACCCTATTTAACCGATTCTATGAACCAGATATCGATATTGAAACAATGAATATTGTATCTAGTGAGATTTTCAGCAACTCTTCTGAATTGAGAAAATCACTTCGCTGGGTTGGTATTGTATCTGGCTATGTTGAAGGAATAGATATAGCAGCTTCCACAGGTATCCATAATGGTGAAGATGTCATTAAGCAGCTACTTGCTGGCGCAACTGTCACACAGATGTGTTCAACACTTTATATTCATGGAGCCCAAAAGCTAAGTGAAATAGAGTCTACGCTTACCTCTTGGATGGAGAAATGGAACTTTAATAATATAAATGAGTTTAGAGGTCGTCTTTCTAGTAATCCTGAGATGGACCAACAACTTTTTGAGAGGGCTCAATTCATGAAGTACTTCTCAGATCATATTTAA
- a CDS encoding YggS family pyridoxal phosphate-dependent enzyme, producing the protein MSITTNITEVKALLPDTVTLVAVSKTKPIEMLQEAYNAGVRIFGENKVQEMCQKQEILPKDIEWHMIGHLQSNKVKYIAPFVSLIHSVDSLKLLNTINKESIKNNRQIDVLLQIHIAEEESKFGLTPSELTTLLQSEQFHTMENIRIVGLMGMATNTADTSKLELEFKELKSFFNETKRTFFPNNDYFGTLSMGMSSDFQQAIACGSTMVRIGSTIFGRRN; encoded by the coding sequence ATGAGTATTACTACAAACATCACAGAAGTAAAAGCACTTCTTCCAGACACTGTAACCCTTGTTGCTGTATCAAAAACCAAGCCCATAGAGATGCTTCAAGAGGCTTACAATGCAGGAGTTCGGATATTCGGTGAGAATAAGGTGCAAGAGATGTGTCAAAAGCAAGAGATCTTACCTAAGGATATCGAATGGCATATGATTGGACATCTTCAGTCAAACAAAGTAAAATATATTGCACCATTTGTCTCTCTTATCCATTCAGTAGATAGTTTAAAGCTACTAAATACGATTAATAAAGAGTCAATAAAAAACAATAGACAAATTGACGTATTGCTTCAAATACATATTGCAGAGGAAGAGAGTAAATTTGGTTTGACTCCGAGTGAATTAACCACACTACTTCAATCAGAGCAATTCCACACCATGGAAAATATTCGTATTGTCGGCTTAATGGGAATGGCAACAAACACTGCAGACACGAGTAAACTTGAATTAGAGTTCAAAGAGCTAAAATCATTTTTTAACGAGACAAAGAGAACATTTTTCCCAAACAATGATTATTTTGGTACGCTATCCATGGGGATGTCATCAGACTTTCAACAAGCGATTGCGTGTGGAAGCACCATGGTTCGAATAGGTAGCACTATTTTTGGTAGAAGAAACTAA
- a CDS encoding transporter — translation MATAQEHSNSHQHEEEGRHSLALYTGFTHNAGSYFSEETKEKSTGRWVPTIGLDYYYTLNHKWDIGAMTDLELEEYYVDEEEGARTYERTNAWAFIAVAKYKPIEGLGIFFGPGIEFEFKKDIKTESLFVAKIGVEYEVPIKNGWAIAPSLIYDYKYSKDLKFSAFSYGFSIGKRF, via the coding sequence ATGGCAACAGCACAAGAACATAGCAATAGCCACCAACACGAAGAAGAGGGACGTCACTCTCTTGCGCTCTATACTGGTTTTACACATAATGCTGGATCCTACTTCTCTGAAGAGACAAAGGAGAAAAGTACTGGAAGATGGGTACCTACAATAGGTTTGGATTACTACTATACTTTAAACCACAAATGGGATATTGGTGCGATGACCGACCTTGAGCTAGAAGAGTACTATGTAGACGAAGAGGAGGGTGCAAGAACTTACGAAAGAACAAATGCTTGGGCATTTATTGCAGTTGCTAAATATAAGCCAATTGAAGGATTAGGAATATTTTTTGGACCAGGTATTGAATTTGAGTTTAAGAAAGATATCAAGACAGAATCGCTTTTCGTCGCTAAAATTGGTGTAGAGTACGAAGTGCCAATTAAAAACGGCTGGGCTATTGCTCCATCTTTAATCTATGATTACAAGTATAGCAAAGATCTTAAGTTTAGTGCATTCTCTTATGGATTCTCCATAGGAAAACGTTTCTAA
- a CDS encoding OmpA family protein — protein MNRTQKIGYIRGLQIFLFVAFLFIVAPVAKAQYKSQKSSAKKHYKQALESYYNRNYKKSLFYLKKATKSDPKWISPYLLTSEVYYYLKNDSGQREALTQATRIDKEHRYPKIYLSLANLDKSQHHFEKAIENYNRYLEHTQESDSLFLDEVHLRLESCRFTIEAMKNPVPFSPFSIGEGINTEEDEYWPSISMDESTMVFTRLLKTDPNSKQRYAIPQEDFYESKVDGDHWGQSQNMGFPINTPDNEGAQCISADGRLLFFTACNRVGGRGSCDIYLSLKTADNQWSSPINLGGPVNTAGWESQPSISADGRFLFFVSNRKESLGKTDIYRAERTGYDKYGRPIFGKVSPLNNKANTRYKETSPFIHPDGTTLYFSSDGWPSIGESDIYVAQLNDKKEVISCKNIGYPINTFQNDEAFVVGATGNFAYFVSDRDKMMGKDIYAFPLKTAKPNPVSFVKGKVIDADTKKPLRANIVLTEMLEGAKEAELASWRDNGEFMVSLPLKNNYRFTSETKGYLFYSENFNLTKRSSMGKPFEITIAMHKLKKGATTILNNIFFKVNSYELDHISYCELDYVYSFLQENEKLSVEIGGHTDSMGSLDLNKQLSINRARVVRDYLIGKGIDQSRITFEGYGYSKPIASNKTVDGRQQNRRTELKVIQM, from the coding sequence ATGAATAGAACCCAAAAGATAGGATATATTCGAGGGCTACAAATATTTCTTTTTGTAGCCTTTCTTTTTATTGTTGCTCCTGTTGCAAAGGCACAATATAAATCCCAAAAATCGTCCGCTAAGAAGCATTACAAACAAGCCCTTGAGAGTTATTATAATAGAAACTATAAGAAGTCTCTCTTCTATCTTAAAAAAGCAACGAAAAGTGATCCGAAGTGGATCTCTCCATACCTACTTACCTCAGAGGTGTACTACTATTTAAAGAATGATTCTGGTCAAAGAGAAGCTTTAACTCAGGCAACGAGAATAGATAAAGAGCATCGATATCCTAAAATATACCTAAGTCTTGCTAATTTAGATAAATCACAACACCATTTTGAAAAGGCTATAGAAAACTACAATAGATATCTAGAGCATACGCAAGAGAGCGACTCATTATTTCTTGACGAGGTTCATCTACGTCTTGAGTCTTGCCGATTTACCATTGAAGCGATGAAAAATCCAGTGCCCTTCTCCCCTTTTTCTATTGGCGAAGGAATCAATACAGAAGAAGATGAATATTGGCCAAGTATTAGCATGGATGAGTCGACAATGGTATTTACTCGCCTATTAAAAACAGACCCCAATTCAAAACAAAGATATGCGATTCCTCAAGAAGACTTTTACGAATCTAAAGTAGATGGAGATCATTGGGGACAGTCTCAAAATATGGGGTTTCCCATTAATACTCCAGACAACGAAGGAGCACAATGTATCTCAGCAGATGGAAGACTTCTCTTCTTTACCGCCTGTAATAGAGTCGGAGGGCGTGGTAGTTGCGACATATATCTCTCACTAAAGACAGCTGATAATCAATGGTCATCACCTATCAACCTAGGAGGCCCTGTAAACACAGCTGGATGGGAATCACAACCCTCCATTAGTGCAGATGGACGGTTTCTTTTCTTTGTGAGTAACCGAAAAGAGAGCTTAGGAAAAACAGATATATACAGAGCAGAACGTACTGGATACGATAAATATGGACGCCCTATCTTTGGAAAAGTTTCTCCATTAAATAATAAAGCCAATACTCGTTACAAAGAGACTTCTCCATTTATACATCCAGATGGAACTACACTCTACTTCTCCTCGGATGGTTGGCCAAGTATTGGAGAGAGCGATATCTATGTAGCTCAGCTAAACGATAAAAAAGAGGTAATCTCCTGCAAGAATATTGGATATCCAATCAACACGTTTCAAAATGATGAAGCTTTTGTAGTGGGAGCTACAGGTAATTTTGCCTATTTTGTGAGTGACAGAGATAAAATGATGGGAAAAGACATCTATGCGTTTCCTCTAAAAACAGCCAAACCTAATCCCGTTTCATTTGTAAAAGGTAAAGTGATTGATGCAGATACAAAAAAACCATTACGAGCCAATATTGTTCTCACGGAGATGTTAGAAGGGGCCAAAGAAGCAGAACTAGCTTCTTGGAGAGATAATGGTGAGTTTATGGTGAGTCTACCACTAAAAAATAATTATCGCTTTACATCTGAAACCAAAGGATATCTCTTCTACTCAGAAAACTTCAATCTAACCAAGAGAAGCAGTATGGGTAAACCGTTTGAGATCACCATTGCCATGCATAAGTTAAAGAAAGGGGCCACCACCATTCTCAATAATATCTTCTTTAAAGTCAACTCCTACGAACTAGACCACATAAGCTATTGTGAATTGGATTACGTCTATAGCTTTCTTCAAGAGAATGAAAAATTAAGTGTGGAAATTGGAGGACATACAGATTCTATGGGTTCTTTGGATCTAAACAAACAACTATCGATCAATAGAGCCCGAGTTGTTAGAGACTATTTGATAGGCAAAGGAATAGATCAATCAAGGATCACTTTTGAAGGATATGGTTACAGTAAACCGATCGCTTCAAACAAAACAGTAGATGGCAGACAACAAAACAGAAGAACCGAATTAAAAGTCATACAAATGTAA
- a CDS encoding shikimate dehydrogenase, whose amino-acid sequence MKKYGLLGFPLSHSFSKGYFTEKFETEKIDAGYQNFELPKAEQIIHELNNDTSIHGLNVTIPHKQSIMPLLDGISQEAQEIGAVNVVKVDHIGEDKFSLKGYNTDVHGFSESIKPLLQLHHKKALILGTGGASKAVFYGLKRIGIAPTYVSRKASEGILSYEQLSESIMKEHTVIVNATPLGTFPKDETCPDIPYHLITDQHLLFDLVYNPAETLFMKRGISQGAVVKNGLEMLHLQAEEAWTIWNR is encoded by the coding sequence ATGAAAAAATACGGTTTGTTAGGATTCCCCCTTTCGCACTCCTTTTCAAAAGGGTACTTTACAGAGAAGTTTGAAACAGAAAAGATTGATGCAGGTTATCAAAATTTTGAATTGCCTAAGGCAGAGCAGATCATCCATGAATTGAACAATGACACATCGATTCATGGACTGAATGTTACCATTCCACACAAACAATCCATCATGCCACTTCTTGATGGCATTTCTCAGGAGGCCCAAGAAATAGGGGCAGTAAATGTGGTAAAAGTAGATCATATTGGTGAAGATAAGTTTTCCCTTAAAGGATATAACACTGACGTTCATGGTTTTTCTGAATCCATTAAACCATTACTTCAGTTACATCATAAAAAGGCTTTGATATTAGGAACAGGAGGAGCATCGAAGGCTGTATTCTATGGTCTTAAAAGGATAGGGATCGCTCCAACTTATGTTTCTCGAAAAGCATCTGAAGGCATTCTGTCTTATGAGCAACTCAGCGAATCGATTATGAAAGAGCATACGGTGATTGTAAATGCGACCCCATTAGGGACCTTTCCAAAAGACGAAACGTGTCCTGATATTCCCTACCATCTGATTACAGATCAACACTTACTTTTTGATCTGGTTTATAACCCCGCAGAGACACTATTTATGAAACGAGGTATTTCACAAGGAGCAGTGGTAAAAAATGGGTTGGAAATGTTACACTTACAAGCTGAAGAGGCTTGGACTATTTGGAATAGATAG
- a CDS encoding DUF368 domain-containing protein, translated as MKKSILLFLKGLAMGAANVIPGVSGGTIALLTGIFNPIIDAIKNVNATTLKMFFTGDFKGFAEQVNLKLLVPVFLGIFVSLITLAKLFKFLFAAYPIYIWSFFFGLILASVFFVARTIHKYNLSTVVAFGIGTAIALSISLMTPAGENSGFLYLILCGIIAACSMILPGLSGSFVLILMGNYELVMIRSISNLDMGILLPVVIGAVIGLIAFSHLLSWVFKKHHDHTIATLSGFILGSLCILWPWKENIYKLGSNGEVLIKKSGEKVIEGYQWLMPDVMTTEFMIATTCMIAGILSIVILEKLAGSVND; from the coding sequence ATGAAAAAATCAATTTTACTATTTCTTAAAGGTCTGGCTATGGGAGCTGCCAATGTAATCCCAGGAGTAAGTGGAGGTACAATTGCGCTACTTACAGGGATCTTTAATCCAATCATCGATGCAATAAAGAATGTCAATGCAACCACTTTAAAAATGTTCTTTACTGGGGATTTCAAAGGGTTTGCAGAACAAGTCAATTTAAAGTTACTTGTTCCTGTATTCTTAGGGATATTTGTTAGTTTGATCACACTCGCCAAGCTATTCAAATTCTTATTTGCTGCGTATCCAATATATATTTGGTCGTTCTTTTTTGGATTAATACTAGCAAGTGTCTTCTTCGTAGCTAGAACGATACACAAATATAATCTATCCACTGTAGTCGCTTTTGGAATAGGAACAGCTATCGCGCTATCCATATCTCTCATGACCCCAGCAGGTGAGAATAGTGGCTTTCTATATCTTATCCTTTGTGGTATTATTGCTGCATGTAGTATGATACTTCCGGGATTATCAGGATCTTTTGTACTTATATTGATGGGAAATTATGAACTAGTGATGATTCGTTCAATTAGTAATCTAGATATGGGTATTCTTTTACCTGTAGTCATTGGAGCTGTAATCGGTCTAATTGCTTTCTCCCATCTACTATCATGGGTATTTAAGAAACATCATGACCATACCATTGCAACCCTTTCTGGATTTATCTTAGGGTCTCTTTGTATCTTATGGCCATGGAAAGAGAATATCTACAAATTGGGATCTAATGGAGAGGTCTTAATTAAAAAGAGTGGAGAAAAGGTTATCGAAGGATATCAATGGTTAATGCCTGATGTCATGACTACAGAGTTTATGATTGCCACAACATGTATGATTGCAGGAATTCTCTCTATTGTCATTCTAGAAAAATTAGCAGGAAGTGTAAACGATTAA
- a CDS encoding LysE family translocator: MFLSQILSFVAAAFLLAIMPGPDNIFVLTESLSKGAKNGAQISMGLSLGVLFHTTAIATGLTLLLTSSPWALKGVKFAGAIYLLYLAFLATKEKPIQVDSNHDVSDDSAWQRVRKGLLMNILNPKVSLFFISFLPQFVYPDGMKPMCQLFILGVIFMMVSFITFSAVSFLSGKVTHILERPKFWNITKWVKCTVFVLLALFLFFD; the protein is encoded by the coding sequence ATGTTTTTATCGCAAATATTATCTTTTGTTGCTGCGGCATTTCTTTTGGCCATCATGCCAGGTCCTGACAATATCTTTGTTTTAACAGAGAGCCTTTCTAAAGGTGCTAAAAATGGAGCACAAATATCTATGGGGCTCTCTTTAGGAGTTTTATTTCATACCACAGCGATTGCAACGGGACTAACCCTCCTTTTAACTAGTAGCCCGTGGGCTCTGAAAGGAGTGAAGTTTGCAGGTGCTATCTATCTACTCTATTTGGCTTTTTTGGCGACCAAAGAGAAGCCTATTCAAGTGGACTCGAACCATGATGTTTCGGATGATTCTGCATGGCAAAGAGTACGAAAGGGGTTATTGATGAATATTCTAAATCCTAAAGTGTCCCTGTTTTTTATCAGTTTCCTTCCACAGTTTGTCTATCCTGATGGGATGAAGCCGATGTGTCAGCTTTTTATACTTGGGGTAATTTTTATGATGGTATCTTTCATCACTTTCAGCGCTGTCTCTTTTTTATCAGGAAAGGTTACACATATCCTTGAGAGACCGAAGTTTTGGAATATAACCAAATGGGTTAAGTGTACTGTTTTTGTATTACTTGCACTATTCCTGTTTTTTGATTAG